CGATGGTTTTGTTCTCCAGCATACGCAGAAGCTTGGGCTGGATGGAGAGGGGAAGATCACCAATCTCATCGAGAAAAAGGGTACCCCCCTCGGCCATACGAACCTTTCCTTCGAAATCGTCATCCGCTCCGGTAAAGGCCCCTTTCTTGTAGCCAAAAAGTTCCGACTCCAGAAGGCTCTCTGGAACCGCGGGGCAGTTTATACTGATAAACGGCAGATCCTCATCCCCCTGGTACACCGAATGAAGAGCACGGGCTACTACCTCCTTACCGCTGCCGCTCTCCCCGGTGAGCAGTACCGGCGAGGAGATACGCCCGATTTTTCGCAGAGTTTCGGCAATATCCCGCATAAGGGGAGAACGAAAGATAACCGTAAGCTCTTTCTGGTCGTCTCTGAGGGCAGTATTCTCCCTTTTAAGCTTGTCCAGCTGCCAGAGCCGGTTGACTGTGTGCAGAATGAGTTCCTTGTTGAAGGGCTTGGTAATAAAATCAACCGCTCCCATCTTCATGGCTTCCACCGCCCGTTCAATGGTTCCGTAGGCGGAGACCAGAACGAAGGGGAGCCAGGGTTTACGAAGCTTGATCTCCTCCAGAAGAGCGATGCCGTCCATTCCGGGCATTTTCAGATCCGAAACCACAAGATCAATCTCCTGATGCCTGTCAATCAGGTCAAGAGCCTGGATGCCATCCGCCGCTGTCAGAGTTGAATATCCGTGGGATTCAAACAGAATCTTCAGCACGGTCTGCATGTTCAATTCGTCGTCAACAATAAGAATGGTTTTCATGTCAAATCCTGGAGTACAACGGTAAAGGTGCTTCCCGTTCCGGGAGTCGAATCTACATAAATAGAACCGTTATGTTCCTGTACAATTCTATGGACAATGGACAGGCCGAGGCCCGTCCCCTTGTTTTTCATGGTGAAAAAGGGATTGAAGATATTCCGGAGCGTTTCCTGATCCATTCCACAGCCCTGATCACTGATGCTGATTTTCAGAGTCTCATCGCTGGAACCCACCTTAATAAGGAC
The Marispirochaeta aestuarii DNA segment above includes these coding regions:
- a CDS encoding sigma-54-dependent transcriptional regulator, whose translation is MKTILIVDDELNMQTVLKILFESHGYSTLTAADGIQALDLIDRHQEIDLVVSDLKMPGMDGIALLEEIKLRKPWLPFVLVSAYGTIERAVEAMKMGAVDFITKPFNKELILHTVNRLWQLDKLKRENTALRDDQKELTVIFRSPLMRDIAETLRKIGRISSPVLLTGESGSGKEVVARALHSVYQGDEDLPFISINCPAVPESLLESELFGYKKGAFTGADDDFEGKVRMAEGGTLFLDEIGDLPLSIQPKLLRMLENKTIEPLGSNRPVKIRTRIVCATNRNLEQLVEEGKFRRDLFYRINTFHLELPPLRKRREDIAPLAEYFLDTFVVDFGLDERYLTDAALRALESYHWPGNVRELKNVIERCVVLSSGSVIEAKDLPADITREPYPVFDSAGEVEFLTGKERTLHEMEKKVLLSALDACDGNISAAARRLGVSRNTMRYRLKKYGIEPGAFPPHGGS